One window from the genome of Candidatus Dormiibacterota bacterium encodes:
- a CDS encoding pyridoxamine 5'-phosphate oxidase family protein has protein sequence MGTVPQRRGRRIAMTPEERDAFLAAERTCRLATVGASGLPHVSPLWFVWDGHAIWISSLTRSRRYADLRANPAAAVVVDAGVDYAELRGVELGGRVEVVGEVPRTGLPLPELEEPERLMAAKYHGGGDGIPHDGRHAWLRLVPDREVSWDFRKISSG, from the coding sequence ATGGGCACCGTCCCCCAGCGCCGCGGCCGGCGCATCGCCATGACCCCGGAGGAGCGCGACGCCTTCCTCGCCGCCGAGCGGACCTGCCGCCTCGCCACCGTCGGCGCCTCCGGCCTCCCCCACGTCAGCCCGCTGTGGTTCGTGTGGGACGGCCACGCGATCTGGATCTCCTCGCTGACCCGCAGCCGCCGCTACGCCGATCTGCGCGCCAACCCCGCCGCCGCGGTGGTGGTCGACGCCGGGGTCGACTACGCCGAGCTCCGCGGCGTCGAGCTGGGCGGCCGCGTGGAGGTGGTCGGCGAGGTGCCGCGCACCGGCCTCCCCCTCCCCGAGCTCGAGGAGCCCGAGCGGCTGATGGCGGCCAAGTACCACGGCGGCGGCGACGGCATCCCCCACGACGGGAGGCACGCGTGGCTGCGGCTGGTCCCCGACCGTGAGGTGAGCTGGGACTTCCGCAAGATCTCGTCAGGATGA
- a CDS encoding FtsX-like permease family protein, whose amino-acid sequence MIPSILRGWLRTRPLRGLLAALAVALGVAALLAVQLTLAGLDGQASSAQRLRAGASGVDVRTVAGPGLDAGDLATLRGIHGVAGVSPLLQKSTVARVAASAVEGLDVSVVGLDGGRAALRPLHLVGGRLPADGALTEAVLDQGVAAALRSTGAAHAVRVGETVRLVTRDGDRVFTVVGLTAAGAGGPAFSGPAVFVSRAAAEGPFGLGLRTPLAAIRLAPGASATAVATAVDARLGGAALAIDPRAGAAGPLDQIRPLLLLVVALAGLICAGVSANTTALAVSERRREIGLLRAAGAGPRQVLRLLLAEAAVLGAAGAALGLVAGALLGAVAVARLGAAGLPAPPLALEPWRLVDAAAAGLAASVLGALLPALAATRVAPLSALRSAAEPSRQRPSWPLAAAGVALATAGLAAASSTNVTAVVGGCAALLVGAALCLPLVAGPLLRGVGAALSPVARTAPVAAAALARRRRRTALTLAGLVVSVATATALSALSSGALTAGDRWVTQMFVGDVVVHSPATQPGSIAQLVAATPGVREVTPVRFLPAAAQGSSIGLAAIDPIAYQASSALDVVEGGRGAALTALDVSPSVLVPQDLATANGWHRGSTIALSAGGNQLQVTVAGVVAHSLPAGDGREALLIGDGIARRLYGDAAGGFDVLQVVTSDSAALPAISRVAALYGMNAVPVTTIRDDARQALGHTLALLGVLSWVAVGIAMLAVVNTLLVNARQGTRELALLRAAGLSRRRAVRLVLTEAGLLATTGTVLGVAAGCGLALPLLRAGSSPGFRPQFVLPVGSALAALVAVVVGSLLAAALPARHASRAAIVAAIRHD is encoded by the coding sequence GTGATCCCGTCGATCCTGCGGGGCTGGTTGCGGACCCGACCGCTGCGCGGCCTCCTCGCCGCCCTCGCGGTCGCCCTCGGCGTCGCCGCCCTGCTCGCCGTCCAGCTCACCCTCGCCGGGCTGGACGGCCAGGCGAGCAGCGCCCAGCGTCTCCGCGCCGGCGCCTCCGGGGTCGACGTCCGCACCGTCGCCGGCCCCGGCCTCGACGCCGGCGACCTCGCCACCCTGCGGGGCATCCACGGCGTCGCCGGGGTGAGCCCGCTGCTCCAGAAGAGCACCGTCGCCCGGGTGGCGGCGAGCGCCGTCGAGGGGCTCGACGTGTCGGTGGTGGGACTCGACGGCGGCCGCGCCGCGCTGCGTCCGCTCCACCTCGTCGGCGGCCGGCTGCCCGCCGACGGCGCCCTCACCGAGGCGGTGCTCGACCAGGGGGTGGCCGCCGCGCTGCGCTCCACCGGGGCGGCCCACGCCGTGCGCGTGGGCGAGACCGTCCGGTTGGTGACCAGGGACGGCGACCGGGTCTTCACCGTGGTCGGCCTCACCGCCGCCGGCGCCGGGGGGCCGGCCTTCTCCGGCCCCGCCGTGTTCGTCAGCCGCGCCGCCGCCGAGGGGCCCTTCGGGCTCGGCCTGCGCACCCCGCTCGCGGCCATTCGGCTCGCCCCGGGCGCCAGCGCGACGGCGGTGGCCACCGCCGTCGATGCGCGGCTGGGCGGCGCCGCCCTCGCCATCGACCCGCGCGCCGGCGCCGCCGGCCCGCTCGACCAGATCCGCCCGCTGCTGCTGCTCGTGGTCGCGCTCGCCGGCCTGATCTGCGCCGGGGTGAGCGCCAACACCACCGCGCTGGCGGTGAGCGAGCGCCGCCGGGAGATCGGCCTGCTCCGCGCCGCCGGCGCCGGTCCCCGGCAGGTGCTCCGCCTGCTGCTCGCCGAGGCCGCCGTGCTCGGCGCCGCCGGCGCGGCCCTGGGGCTGGTGGCGGGGGCGCTGCTCGGCGCGGTGGCGGTCGCCCGCCTCGGCGCCGCAGGCCTGCCCGCGCCCCCCCTGGCGCTGGAGCCCTGGCGGCTGGTCGACGCCGCCGCCGCCGGCCTCGCCGCCTCCGTGCTCGGCGCCCTGCTGCCCGCGCTCGCCGCCACCCGGGTGGCGCCGCTGAGCGCGCTGCGGTCGGCCGCCGAGCCGTCGCGCCAGCGTCCCTCCTGGCCGCTCGCCGCCGCCGGGGTGGCCCTCGCCACCGCCGGGCTGGCGGCGGCGAGCAGCACCAACGTCACCGCCGTGGTCGGCGGCTGCGCCGCCCTGCTGGTGGGCGCCGCCCTCTGCCTGCCGCTGGTCGCCGGCCCGCTGCTCCGCGGCGTCGGCGCCGCGCTGAGCCCGGTGGCGCGCACCGCCCCGGTGGCCGCCGCCGCGCTCGCCCGCCGCCGCCGCCGCACCGCGCTCACCCTCGCCGGCCTGGTGGTCAGCGTGGCCACGGCGACGGCGCTCAGCGCGCTGAGCTCCGGCGCGCTCACCGCCGGCGACCGCTGGGTCACCCAGATGTTCGTCGGCGACGTCGTCGTCCACAGCCCGGCGACCCAGCCCGGTTCGATCGCCCAGCTGGTGGCCGCCACCCCCGGGGTGCGCGAGGTGACCCCGGTGCGCTTCCTCCCCGCCGCGGCCCAGGGCAGCTCGATCGGCCTCGCCGCGATCGACCCCATCGCCTACCAGGCGAGCAGCGCTCTCGACGTGGTCGAGGGCGGCCGCGGGGCGGCGCTCACCGCCCTCGACGTCAGCCCGTCGGTCCTGGTCCCCCAGGACCTGGCGACCGCGAACGGCTGGCACCGGGGCAGCACCATCGCCCTGAGCGCGGGCGGCAACCAGCTCCAGGTCACCGTCGCCGGCGTGGTCGCGCACTCGCTGCCCGCGGGCGACGGGCGCGAGGCGCTGCTGATCGGCGACGGCATCGCCCGCCGCCTCTACGGCGACGCCGCCGGCGGCTTCGACGTCCTCCAGGTGGTGACCAGCGACAGCGCCGCGCTGCCGGCCATCTCCCGGGTGGCGGCGCTCTACGGGATGAACGCCGTGCCGGTCACCACCATCCGCGACGACGCCCGTCAGGCGCTCGGCCACACCCTCGCGCTGCTCGGGGTGCTCAGCTGGGTGGCGGTCGGGATCGCGATGCTCGCGGTGGTGAACACGCTGCTGGTCAACGCCCGCCAGGGCACCCGCGAGCTCGCCCTGCTGCGCGCCGCCGGGCTCAGCCGCCGGAGGGCGGTGCGGCTGGTGCTCACCGAGGCCGGCCTGCTCGCCACCACCGGCACCGTCCTCGGGGTCGCCGCCGGCTGCGGGCTGGCGCTGCCGCTGCTCCGTGCCGGGTCGTCGCCGGGCTTCCGGCCGCAGTTCGTGCTCCCGGTGGGGTCGGCGCTCGCGGCCCTGGTCGCGGTGGTGGTGGGCTCGCTGCTCGCCGCCGCGCTGCCGGCACGGCACGCCTCACGGGCGGCGATCGTCGCCGCCATCCGACACGACTGA
- a CDS encoding ABC transporter ATP-binding protein has protein sequence MTDHAVVAAPAASLGAGTVVAVEGVRKAYRISREPRDVLAGVSLQVTRGEFVAIMGPSGCGKSTLLHVLGGLEPPDAGRVIIDGRDLYSLDDERLAAFRRDHIGLVFQFFNLIPSLTAAENVALPLRLRGRARGTARWGGPNRRRVIRRRVHALMDQLDLHGLQGHGPEEISGGEQQRVALARALAVAPTVLLADEPTGNLDWATAHEVMALLAQLCRSEGQTTVVVTHDARTAAWADRVLVMRDGAVVDEVDLGRRDATVAPDPAPLVARLVELGL, from the coding sequence TTGACTGACCACGCCGTCGTCGCCGCTCCCGCCGCCTCCCTCGGAGCCGGCACCGTCGTCGCCGTCGAGGGCGTGCGCAAGGCCTACCGGATCAGCCGCGAGCCCCGCGACGTGCTCGCCGGGGTGTCGCTCCAGGTCACCCGCGGCGAGTTCGTCGCCATCATGGGTCCGAGCGGCTGCGGCAAGAGCACCCTGCTCCACGTCCTCGGCGGCCTCGAGCCGCCCGACGCGGGTCGGGTGATCATCGACGGCCGCGACCTCTACTCCCTCGACGACGAGCGCCTCGCCGCCTTCCGCCGCGACCACATCGGCCTGGTCTTCCAGTTCTTCAACCTCATCCCCAGCCTGACCGCCGCCGAGAACGTCGCCCTGCCGCTGCGGCTGCGCGGGCGCGCCCGCGGCACCGCCCGCTGGGGCGGGCCCAACCGCCGCCGGGTGATCCGCCGCCGGGTGCACGCGCTGATGGACCAGCTCGACCTCCACGGCCTCCAGGGCCACGGGCCGGAGGAGATCTCCGGCGGGGAGCAGCAGCGCGTGGCCCTGGCCCGCGCGCTCGCGGTGGCCCCCACGGTGCTGCTCGCCGACGAGCCCACCGGCAACCTCGACTGGGCCACCGCCCACGAGGTGATGGCCCTGCTCGCGCAGCTCTGCCGCAGCGAGGGTCAGACCACCGTGGTGGTCACCCACGACGCCCGCACCGCCGCCTGGGCCGACCGGGTGCTGGTGATGCGCGACGGCGCCGTCGTCGACGAGGTCGACCTCGGCCGCCGCGACGCGACCGTCGCTCCCGACCCGGCACCGCTGGTGGCGCGGCTCGTCGAGCTGGGGCTGTGA
- a CDS encoding CpaF family protein, translated as MARYLEALGPLRPLVEDDSLTEIMVNGTDMVYVERGGKILLTDVHFDDENHLLRVIDLIVSAVGRRIDFRQPLCDARLLDGSRVNAVVPPIAVDGPMLTIRKFSKDPYQASDLIRFGTLTEASAAFLKACVLARANMVISGGTGTGKTTLLNVCSSFIPIDERIVTIEDAAELQLNQEHVCRMEARPPDVNGEGRVGIRELVMNSLRMRPDRIVVGECRGGEALDMLQAMNTGHDGSLTTIHSNNARDCLARMETLVLMAGMDLPVRAIRQQVASAINLIVQLSRLKDGSRRVTSVTEVVGMEGETITMQDIFVFKSLGADENGRIMGDFVPTGIRPQIINRLFDMGVPMPPELARLFPDRRTSQQATAFADRRKP; from the coding sequence ATGGCGCGTTACCTCGAGGCCCTGGGGCCGCTCCGGCCGCTCGTCGAGGACGACAGCCTCACCGAGATCATGGTCAACGGCACCGACATGGTCTACGTGGAGCGTGGCGGGAAGATCCTTCTCACCGACGTGCACTTCGACGACGAGAACCACCTGCTGCGCGTCATCGACCTCATCGTCTCCGCGGTGGGCCGGCGCATCGACTTCCGCCAGCCCCTCTGCGACGCGCGCCTGCTCGACGGCTCGCGCGTCAACGCGGTGGTGCCGCCGATCGCGGTCGACGGGCCGATGCTCACCATCCGGAAGTTCTCCAAGGATCCCTATCAGGCCTCCGACCTGATCCGGTTCGGCACCCTGACCGAGGCCTCGGCGGCATTCCTCAAGGCCTGCGTGCTGGCCCGCGCCAACATGGTCATCAGCGGCGGCACCGGCACCGGAAAGACCACCCTGCTCAACGTCTGCTCGAGCTTCATCCCGATCGACGAGCGCATCGTCACCATCGAGGACGCGGCCGAGCTGCAGCTGAACCAGGAGCACGTGTGCCGGATGGAGGCGCGGCCCCCGGACGTCAACGGCGAGGGCCGGGTCGGGATCCGCGAGCTGGTGATGAACAGCCTGCGGATGCGGCCCGACCGCATCGTCGTCGGCGAGTGCCGCGGCGGCGAGGCGCTGGACATGCTCCAGGCGATGAACACCGGCCACGACGGCTCGCTCACCACCATCCACTCCAACAATGCGCGCGACTGCCTCGCCCGCATGGAGACGCTGGTGCTGATGGCGGGCATGGACCTGCCGGTGCGCGCCATCCGCCAGCAGGTGGCGTCGGCGATCAACCTCATCGTGCAGCTGAGCCGGCTGAAGGACGGCTCGCGCCGGGTCACCTCCGTCACCGAGGTCGTCGGCATGGAGGGCGAGACGATCACGATGCAGGACATCTTCGTCTTCAAGTCGCTCGGCGCCGACGAGAACGGTCGGATCATGGGCGACTTCGTTCCCACCGGCATCCGCCCCCAGATCATCAACCGGCTGTTCGACATGGGCGTCCCCATGCCCCCGGAGCTGGCGCGTCTCTTCCCGGACCGCCGCACCTCCCAGCAGGCCACCGCGTTCGCCGACCGCCGCAAGCCATGA
- a CDS encoding DsbA family protein produces MSEQITTVTLHVDPCCPWAWLTSRWLAEVERVRPVRVVTRLIDLAEANRGREEGRQRDSHEAGERASRVLVQARREGGDQAVARLYTEIGEAYQERAEPLADPAVLRACASAAGLDPGLVDRALDDPGTLDELLAEHRAAAEQGAFGAPTLTLEGAAPIFGPVVDVRVTGELAGELWDHTAWMVRHGNFFELKRERAGKARVGRYAAATSAS; encoded by the coding sequence ATGTCCGAGCAGATCACCACCGTCACCCTCCACGTCGACCCCTGCTGCCCCTGGGCGTGGCTCACCTCGCGCTGGCTGGCCGAGGTCGAGCGCGTCCGCCCGGTCCGGGTCGTCACCCGCCTCATCGACCTCGCCGAGGCCAACCGCGGCAGGGAGGAGGGCCGCCAGCGCGACTCCCACGAGGCCGGCGAGCGCGCCTCCCGGGTGCTGGTCCAGGCCCGCCGCGAGGGCGGCGACCAGGCCGTCGCCCGCCTCTACACCGAGATCGGCGAGGCCTATCAGGAGCGCGCCGAGCCGCTCGCCGACCCTGCCGTCCTGCGCGCCTGCGCCAGCGCCGCCGGTCTCGACCCAGGACTGGTCGACCGCGCCCTCGACGACCCCGGGACCCTGGACGAGCTCCTCGCCGAGCACCGCGCCGCGGCCGAGCAGGGCGCCTTCGGCGCGCCGACCCTGACCCTCGAGGGCGCCGCCCCGATCTTCGGACCGGTGGTCGACGTGCGGGTCACCGGCGAGCTCGCCGGCGAGCTCTGGGACCACACCGCCTGGATGGTCCGGCACGGCAACTTCTTCGAGCTGAAGCGGGAGCGGGCGGGCAAGGCGAGGGTGGGGCGCTACGCCGCCGCCACCAGCGCGTCGTAG
- a CDS encoding CAP domain-containing protein, translated as MTIRGRDAAERARHWAELSRSGRAVRALPAGDDPDTDAGEAAPHHRVVAASLAAATGLGSAALGVASGAPLPVQASSATLDSNLLALTNQDRTSNGVGALQWNSTLGSIADNRPYNCNGVIVNGRALDMIQRNYFDHPILGCGQMADRMVTAAGVSWTAWGENIEWQSGGGDPASAAAALNTGFMNSPPHRANILNGNYTQMGIGSELGNGWSDQLTGSGPYDGVWMVAEEFARSTGGGGGAPAPVPVPVRTPRPIPPVRVPVPVPHPLVQAPAPASDPAPTAAPTPAPTPTPTPSPTPPPFVPTSLAPADGTAAGAGTASPAAAPLLYTPQGLLSDSVEGVLEGHLLD; from the coding sequence ATGACCATCCGGGGGCGGGATGCGGCCGAGCGCGCGCGGCACTGGGCGGAGCTGAGCAGGTCCGGCCGGGCGGTGCGCGCGCTGCCCGCGGGCGACGATCCCGACACCGACGCCGGCGAGGCCGCGCCTCACCATCGGGTCGTCGCCGCGTCACTCGCGGCCGCGACCGGGCTGGGCAGCGCCGCGCTCGGCGTCGCCTCCGGGGCGCCGCTGCCGGTGCAGGCGTCGAGCGCGACCCTGGACTCGAACCTGCTCGCGCTGACCAACCAGGACCGCACCAGCAACGGCGTCGGCGCGCTGCAGTGGAACTCCACCCTGGGGTCGATCGCCGACAACCGCCCGTACAACTGCAACGGGGTGATCGTCAACGGGCGTGCCCTGGACATGATCCAGCGCAACTACTTCGACCATCCCATCCTCGGCTGCGGCCAGATGGCCGATCGCATGGTCACCGCCGCGGGCGTGTCCTGGACCGCGTGGGGCGAGAACATCGAGTGGCAGTCCGGGGGCGGCGACCCCGCCTCGGCCGCCGCGGCGCTGAACACCGGCTTCATGAACAGCCCGCCCCACCGGGCCAACATCCTCAACGGCAACTACACCCAGATGGGGATCGGCTCCGAGCTCGGCAACGGCTGGTCCGACCAGCTCACCGGCTCGGGACCCTACGACGGTGTGTGGATGGTCGCCGAGGAGTTCGCCCGGTCCACCGGTGGCGGCGGCGGTGCTCCGGCGCCGGTGCCCGTGCCGGTGCGCACCCCCCGCCCGATCCCCCCGGTGAGGGTGCCGGTCCCGGTGCCGCACCCGCTGGTCCAGGCCCCCGCCCCCGCATCCGACCCCGCGCCCACCGCGGCCCCCACCCCGGCTCCGACCCCCACCCCCACCCCGTCGCCCACACCTCCGCCGTTCGTCCCCACCAGCCTGGCGCCGGCCGACGGCACCGCGGCCGGGGCCGGCACCGCATCGCCGGCGGCGGCGCCGCTCCTCTACACCCCCCAAGGCCTCCTCTCCGACTCCGTCGAGGGCGTCCTCGAGGGCCATCTCCTTGACTGA
- a CDS encoding class I SAM-dependent methyltransferase: MTDGMELEPRLGTQGFDAAYTGTPPWEIGRPQPALAELVDGGRVTGRVLDAGCGTGELTLLAASRGLEATGVDASPRAIAIARRKAAERGLAGVRFEVGDALDLGFLGSGFDTVVDSGVFHVFDDAERARFVESIRRVLVLGGRYHLLVFSDAEPGVWGPRRVRRDELEASLSGGWELESVEPATLVVNILDGTVHAWRATAVRLR, from the coding sequence GTGACCGACGGGATGGAGCTCGAGCCGCGGCTGGGGACCCAGGGCTTCGACGCGGCGTACACCGGCACCCCGCCCTGGGAGATCGGCCGCCCCCAGCCGGCGCTGGCCGAGCTGGTCGACGGTGGGCGGGTCACCGGCCGGGTGCTCGACGCCGGCTGCGGCACCGGCGAGCTCACCCTGCTCGCCGCCTCCCGCGGGCTCGAGGCCACCGGCGTCGACGCCTCGCCGCGGGCGATCGCCATCGCCCGGCGGAAGGCGGCCGAGCGCGGCCTCGCCGGGGTGCGCTTCGAGGTCGGCGACGCCCTCGACCTGGGGTTCCTCGGCTCCGGGTTCGACACCGTGGTCGACAGCGGCGTCTTCCACGTCTTCGACGACGCCGAGCGAGCCCGGTTCGTCGAGTCGATCCGCCGGGTTCTGGTCCTCGGTGGCCGCTACCACCTGCTCGTGTTCAGTGACGCCGAGCCCGGGGTGTGGGGCCCGCGGCGGGTGCGCCGTGACGAGCTCGAGGCATCGCTCTCCGGAGGCTGGGAGCTGGAGAGCGTGGAACCGGCCACCCTCGTGGTCAACATCCTCGACGGCACCGTGCACGCCTGGCGGGCGACCGCGGTCCGGCTGAGGTGA
- a CDS encoding DUF192 domain-containing protein, which translates to MVTDDGREVAAHVDEAASFLSRGLGLMFRRDLPAGHGLAITPCNSIHMFFMRFSLDVAFLDRDGRVVRAYHGIRPWRMSRLVRGARTAVELPAGTLSAAGVEKGTVLRLV; encoded by the coding sequence CTGGTCACCGACGACGGCCGCGAGGTCGCGGCGCACGTCGACGAGGCCGCGAGCTTCCTGAGCCGCGGTCTCGGGCTGATGTTCCGCCGCGACCTCCCCGCCGGCCACGGCCTCGCCATCACCCCCTGCAACTCGATCCACATGTTCTTCATGCGCTTCTCCCTCGACGTCGCGTTCCTCGACCGCGACGGCCGGGTGGTGCGGGCCTACCACGGCATCCGTCCCTGGCGGATGAGCCGGCTGGTCCGCGGCGCGCGCACCGCCGTCGAGCTCCCCGCCGGGACTCTGAGCGCCGCCGGCGTGGAGAAGGGCACGGTGCTGCGGCTGGTCTGA
- a CDS encoding S53 family peptidase, with protein MAATVAALSLAVPAATPTAAAPAVPVPGSLPARVAGAVDLGAVAAGAPVELTLALPLRDRAALEARAGALMAGRPGAAELTPEQVAAAHAPDPAAVATVAVWARSAGLEVTSVSADRTLVGIRGAASRVGGALGVGLHRYRAGDLVYRSADGPVRLPEALAGRVEAVLGLSDLGSHKGMAPARPAAGVSPTQPARGPADFWSFYHAPAGDRGEGQTIAVIAAGDLATPERDLVAFERTYGLPRVPWTTVTTGAAAGGDTLNDVEWDLDTQYATAFAPAVASLLVYDAPSLSDADTVAALTRWLTDDRARQASFSAGECEDVAVRTGFQRATDSVLLRAAAEGKTLFAPSGDTGSFCPKLVDLRDIGQATRPQATYPGSSPYAVSVGGTTLAEGPGALRETAWRDGGGGIASTEDQPPHQAGAGGSLVSGHRGTPDVSLDADPDTGYSVIEHGRTVIVGGTSAGAPAWLGIWARAQAAHGGRLGFAAPLLYRLPAGAFHDVVAGFQGLWPATPGWDYTTGRGTPDIAVLIAALG; from the coding sequence GTGGCGGCGACGGTCGCCGCCCTGAGCCTCGCCGTGCCCGCGGCCACGCCCACGGCCGCGGCGCCCGCCGTGCCCGTCCCCGGCAGCCTGCCGGCGCGGGTGGCCGGCGCCGTCGACCTGGGGGCGGTGGCCGCCGGTGCCCCGGTGGAGCTCACCCTGGCGCTGCCGCTCCGCGACCGCGCCGCCCTCGAGGCCCGGGCGGGCGCGCTCATGGCCGGCCGCCCGGGGGCCGCCGAGCTGACCCCGGAGCAGGTCGCCGCCGCCCACGCCCCCGACCCGGCAGCGGTCGCCACGGTGGCGGTCTGGGCCCGGAGCGCGGGCCTGGAGGTGACGTCGGTGTCGGCGGACCGGACCCTGGTGGGGATCCGCGGCGCGGCCTCACGGGTGGGCGGCGCCCTCGGGGTGGGGCTGCACCGGTACCGCGCGGGCGACCTCGTGTACCGCTCCGCCGACGGGCCGGTGCGGCTGCCCGAAGCCCTCGCCGGGCGGGTCGAGGCGGTGCTCGGCCTCTCCGACCTGGGCAGCCACAAGGGCATGGCCCCGGCCCGTCCGGCGGCCGGCGTCAGCCCGACCCAGCCGGCCCGGGGGCCCGCCGACTTCTGGTCCTTCTACCACGCCCCGGCGGGCGACCGCGGCGAGGGGCAGACCATCGCGGTGATCGCAGCCGGCGACCTCGCCACCCCCGAGCGTGACCTCGTCGCCTTCGAGCGGACCTACGGCCTGCCCCGGGTGCCCTGGACCACGGTGACGACCGGCGCGGCCGCCGGCGGCGACACCCTCAACGACGTCGAGTGGGACCTGGACACCCAGTACGCCACCGCCTTCGCACCGGCGGTGGCCTCGCTGCTGGTCTACGACGCCCCCAGCCTGAGCGACGCCGACACCGTCGCCGCCCTGACCCGGTGGCTCACCGACGATCGCGCCCGCCAGGCCAGCTTCTCGGCGGGCGAGTGCGAGGACGTGGCGGTGCGCACCGGCTTCCAGCGGGCCACCGACAGCGTGCTGCTGCGCGCCGCCGCCGAGGGCAAGACCCTCTTCGCCCCCAGCGGCGACACCGGCTCCTTCTGCCCCAAGCTCGTCGATCTGCGCGACATCGGCCAGGCGACCCGGCCGCAGGCGACCTACCCCGGCTCGAGCCCGTACGCGGTGAGCGTGGGCGGGACCACCCTGGCGGAGGGCCCCGGCGCGCTCCGGGAGACCGCCTGGCGCGACGGCGGCGGCGGCATCGCCAGCACCGAGGACCAGCCTCCCCACCAGGCCGGCGCCGGCGGCAGCCTGGTGTCGGGCCATCGCGGCACCCCCGACGTCAGCCTCGACGCCGACCCCGACACCGGGTACTCGGTCATCGAGCACGGCAGAACGGTGATCGTCGGCGGCACCAGCGCGGGGGCCCCGGCCTGGCTGGGGATCTGGGCACGCGCCCAGGCGGCCCACGGCGGCAGGCTGGGCTTCGCCGCGCCGCTGCTCTACCGCCTGCCCGCGGGCGCCTTCCACGACGTCGTCGCCGGCTTCCAGGGGCTGTGGCCCGCGACCCCCGGCTGGGACTACACCACCGGCCGCGGCACCCCGGACATCGCCGTGCTCATCGCCGCACTCGGGTAG
- a CDS encoding ComF family protein — MTNTPLRSAASLLARLVDTVAPRRCAGCDIRSAEILCEVCVEVALALPPPAPRPTPYGVCRAALPWRPPARGAVHAAKYRGCGRAMHVLAAVAAEKLAPALLGGPAPEAVVAVPLGSRRRRLRGYNQAEVAAAALCAACRLPPPRRGLRRVRETLPQVGLGVDERRRNLGAAFGWEGPRLDGGTVWLIDDVVTTGSTLAAAAYALQQAGAGRIEAVAVASCDRRGG; from the coding sequence ATGACGAACACGCCCCTCCGCTCCGCGGCGTCGCTTCTCGCCCGGCTCGTCGACACGGTCGCGCCGCGGCGGTGCGCGGGGTGCGACATCCGATCGGCCGAGATCCTCTGCGAGGTCTGCGTCGAGGTGGCACTGGCACTCCCTCCACCGGCGCCGCGGCCCACACCGTACGGGGTGTGCCGGGCGGCGCTGCCGTGGCGGCCGCCGGCGCGGGGCGCGGTGCACGCGGCCAAGTACCGCGGCTGCGGGCGGGCGATGCACGTCCTCGCCGCTGTCGCCGCCGAGAAGCTGGCGCCCGCACTGCTCGGAGGGCCCGCTCCGGAGGCGGTGGTGGCGGTGCCGCTCGGGTCGCGCCGGCGGAGGCTGCGCGGCTACAACCAGGCCGAGGTCGCGGCCGCCGCGCTGTGCGCCGCCTGCCGGCTGCCGCCGCCCCGCCGGGGGCTGCGGCGGGTGCGCGAGACCTTGCCGCAGGTGGGGCTGGGGGTGGACGAGCGGCGGCGCAACCTGGGCGCCGCCTTCGGCTGGGAGGGGCCACGGCTCGACGGCGGCACGGTGTGGCTGATCGACGACGTGGTCACGACCGGAAGCACCCTTGCGGCGGCTGCGTACGCACTGCAACAGGCCGGTGCGGGTCGTATCGAAGCCGTCGCGGTGGCCTCCTGCGACCGGCGCGGCGGCTGA